A window of Thiocapsa bogorovii genomic DNA:
TCTGCTCGAGCACTCCCTGCGCGAGAGCGATGTCAAACGGCGCCTGCGCGAGGTCACGGCCTCCTTGGAGTGGAGCGGCATGCAGATCGCCCCGGAGCAGGGTCAGTTGATGGCCCTGCTGGTGGAGCTGATCGGTGCTCGGCGCATCATCGAGATCGGAACCTTCACCGGCTACAGCGCGCTGTGCATGGCCGAGGCCATGCCGGCCGACGGTACGCTGATCTGCTGCGACCTCAGTCAGGAGTGGACCGGAATCGCCCGAGACTTCTGGCGCGAGGCCGGGGTCGCGGAGCGCATCGGCCTGCGTCTGGCACCGGCGCTGGAGACCCTCGATGCCTTGCTGGCGCAGGGCCAAGAAGGGCAGTTCGACATGGCCTTCATCGACGCCGACAAGACCAATTACACCCGGTACCTCGATCGGTGTCTGACGCTGGTGCGGTCCGGTGGTCTCATCCTGTTCGACAACACGCTCTGGGACGGCCGCGTGGCCGATCCCGATGACCAGGACGAGGATACCCGGGCGATTCGCGCGCTCAATGATCGCCTGTTGGGAGATCAGCGCGTGACTCTCAGTCTGGTGCCGATCGGCGATGGGCTGACGCTGGTGCGCAAACGCTGATCTCCGCGCGAGGTCAAGCCCGATGGAGTGCTGCCTTCACGGAAGGCCGAGAAGCGTAACACGCCCTGCTGAGCTCGGGTCCGCCTAGCGGGAAACCCCGCGATAGAGCTGTTCCACCCAGTCTCTGAACCAAGCCGGACGCGCGAGCAGAATGTAAGCAAGCAGCACCGACGCAAGCGGGACCGCGAAGGCCGCGGTGTCCACGACGACGAACAACAGGGCCAGAATAAAACGGTGGGCGAGACTCATGACGACCTCGGCGTTGGCAATAGTCACGACGCGAACGGGATTCGGGGCAGCTGCGTTCGGTGGCGTCGCCTCGGTGAACGCAGTCGGCGAGCGGATTCTCATTCGGAGCCTGACAACTCCGCCCATTCCAATGCGCGGTCTCCGGACGGCTGCCCCGACGGGGTGAGCGGAAATGGCCGTTATGAATCAGGCGTTGCGGACGGTCGACCGAAGGCGTCTGGGGTTCTTGAGCCCCTTGCTTTACAGGTCCGGAAACGACGAGCAGGTCCGCAGCCAGGTTTACCGCGACGTCACCTACGGTGATCACGATACCACTTGGCAGGTCTTTCCCTGGGGAAGCACGCCCCCGAGCTTCAGTGCCGAGGCGAAACCCGGCTACGATCCGGCAACCGGTTGGGGGTCACCGAGATTCCCGCCGTTTTTCATGCAGATCAGAAAACAGCGCGAAAGCCTCCCCTCCGAGGCACTGCCGAGAATCACCAGATCACAGCCACGTTTGAATGGCTTGCTCGCTGGCCTTTCTTCAGCACGCTGCCACTCTAGAACTGGTCCCGCTCGACTTGCAGATACATCTGGCTAACGACGCCGCCGAGCTGATCGAAGTCATACCATGCTTGGTAGTCCGCCAGCTCCTCTTTGAGTTCTTGGGTCACTTCGAAGTCGGTCAGCCCGGCGTCATAGCCGGCAGCGGTGCCATCGTAGAGAGCCGTTAGAAACGCCAAAGCGCGTTCGGGTAACGCATCGCCGGCCGGGTGGCCGCGACCGGGAATAAAGGTGTCGGCGTCCAGGGCGATCGCTTCCCGAGTCGCGGCGATCTGTCCTTCGAAATCGG
This region includes:
- a CDS encoding O-methyltransferase, which produces MSNRTIPIDERLHRYLLEHSLRESDVKRRLREVTASLEWSGMQIAPEQGQLMALLVELIGARRIIEIGTFTGYSALCMAEAMPADGTLICCDLSQEWTGIARDFWREAGVAERIGLRLAPALETLDALLAQGQEGQFDMAFIDADKTNYTRYLDRCLTLVRSGGLILFDNTLWDGRVADPDDQDEDTRAIRALNDRLLGDQRVTLSLVPIGDGLTLVRKR